GAGTCTTTCATGTTCAGCAACCAAGGATTCATACTTTTGGCATAATTCTTGATGTTCAGAAGACAGTTCATTATAATCCTGTGTTaccttttgattttcatttaaCAAATGTTCGGGATTTTTCTCGGAATCATGATCGATGCTGcgaatattttcaataggAGTATTTGGGTCTGTGCCTAGTCTTAATAGCTTAGATTTAAGCTCTTCGTTTTCTTCCAGAACTCTGTCAAGATAGAACTTTAAATTCTCAAACTCCTTCGAATCTTCAACActcaattgtttttgatgtttAGCATCTGCAATCTCTTTTAAATTAGAAAGCTCTTCTGATTGTGCTGCGTAATTAGTTCTTAATTGATCCAACTCGTTCTTCAACTCATCGTAATCCTCGTACTGAACATTTAGAAAGTTCAATTtatcttccaattcttcattttttcgGCTTAAAAACTCAATTTTATCTCTTAGTCCTTCATCTACATTATTCACAGAATTAGTCCCCTTATCTGTATCTTTTACATGGAAATTCTTTTCCCCAATGTCATGGGCTCTGTAGTTACTCAAATgaacttcatcatcatcttcatcaactggAAACTGAACATCTGGGGGAGCATGTTCATTCAAAACCTCATTTGTAGCAATAGTGTATCTTTTGCTTGGAGATCTGTGTAATGCACTTTCATCGTTTGGCACAACCGACaagttttcctttttctgAAATTTCGGAAGTGATGGGGTGCTCAATGCTGACCCAATTGGTGACTTTGATAGCACTATTTCATTCATATCGCCAGATCTGATATGTTCATGCTGATTAGATTCAGTGGATCTTCCTTGGTAGTCAACACCACCTTCTTCTCTCATGGTATTTGCACTTTCGGGCTCATCCTCTTCATCGGATGACCACGTCAGCTCTGTTTTTTTCGGAACTAAAGTCGTTGGCTTGATTTCTCTCTGGGATGGTGTAATCGGTGTTCTTGCGCCTGATATCGTTGGAAAAGGAGCCGACTTGTTGTTCGCCTTAGAGACATCAATGGTTAAATTCGGAGCTTCCTTTTGATCTTTTACGTCAGTAGTAGATAACCTATTatttatttcaaaaagGACATCATTCACCAAATCTTTGAACCTTGATGTTGGTAATGCAGCCAATTTTTGTCTTGCTTGATTTCTCTTCGGGTGATAATTGGCTTGCGATGGTAGAAATTTCGGGTGGTTAGGGTTCTCCGGATCGGCATCTATTGTTTTCCGTCTATTCAATTCATCATAGACGTCTGTACTCAAATCACTGAATTGAATTGAAGTTAGCTTCTTTAACTTTTCACGAGCTTTGACAACCCTTGAAGAGGTTGCAGGGGTTAATGTGCCCTGTGATGATGCAAGAAACTCATCAAGCTCCTTCTTAAAGTGAAGTAAATCTACTGTCATGCTCAGTGTCCGTCCGGGGGGGCCTTTAAAGAGAGTTACAGGAATCTACAGTTTTATAAACGGTTATAATAGGGAGAAATGGTAACCATAAACAGTAGTGTTGGACTTTTGTAAATCGTCGATCAGttgagcaaaaaaaaaaaaaaatcaacgcgtttttccttttctgCTCTTACTTTGGATTAACGTGTTGTTTCAGTTCCGCGTGTTTCAGATTCATCCTACATTCAAATTACAAAGATAACATGATCATAAGAATACAATTATCTAACGGATATGATCTATAAAACAACTACTTGTATAAAGCAAATTTGGTAATCACCATTCAAATGGATCGCTGATGTAGGTGACGATTGTGTTGTCGactattttcttttgaagttcAACGCATGCATGTCTGGACAcatcattgaattttgcAGGGCCACAAGAAATGACAGCAACTCTTCTAATGCCGGTCGGATATTCTGTTTCGATGTGTtcaatgtattttttcaagtattcTCTGATATTGACATGCCCTCGGTGACTTGTGTTGTGTAAATCAACTTTTACATCATGCGAAACATTCAAAGTGATGAGTGATTGaatcttttcttttaagTAAGCCAATCTCTGGGAAAAACGGTCAACATGCAACACTTGGATTTTTACACTGCTATTACTTTGGATACTTTTAGTGCTTCTATAATCTAAGAAGTAACGGAGGTGATTTAATACAATTGTGTTCCCAATGCCACCTGTTAGGATCataacaaaatcaaagtcATCGTACATATCTCTTTCGTAAGATCCATACGGGCCTTCAAGAAGAGAATAAATTTCAAGAGGATTGTAGTTGTTTTTCTCAAGTTTCCTGAATATTTCATTTGTTGTGCCTTTCATACATTTTACGTAGAATGATAATTTCGAAGAATTACTAAAAGTGGTTTCTCTAGCAACTAATTTCTCACTCTCGTCACTACTATCAgatatttcttcaacatcgTTCTGAGATGACCATTCTGCTGCTGTGAAAGGATGGCTTGTGAAGAATGGCGCAAcagtaaaaaaatagagatAGTAATAGTTGCTCAAATAATTCTGCTTTGCATTGCCAACATCATAAGTGATTTTTATGGTCCTGGATTCTTTGTCAACCAATTCAACCAAAGCCTTACTTCTGCATCCTTGAAACTTTAGCCGTAGTATTCTGAGTGTTCTcataaataaatcaaagaaCCATAGTGCATACGATAAATATAGCCAATCTGGATATCCCCACTTGGAacctgtttttttcaacaaatgcaaatgtGCAGTcaccaaaaataatattgCCATTACATAGTGGATagccaaaaaaaactcatatcttgaaattcttagcttcaaaatggaaaatatcGGAATAAGAGAACCAACAATGGTAGAAATTATTCCCCACCAAAAATATGGTTTTGCGGCTTCAATGGAATATATATGAAGCCTTGCATACGTTGCAGTATATATGACACTATGTGCAATTGTCTCTAAAAGACAAATAATCGCAACGTGTCTatgataatgttgaaaagtAGCGTATGACCAACCTGTGAGCCATTGGAAAATATTATTTCTGGACGCAAATAAGACTAGAACTGGCATATTTGCAAATGCCAAAAATCCAGTACGATTACCGACATAAAGGCATAGAACACTAAACCTATCGTGTGGATACCTATtaaataaattgaaataaCTGTAAGGCACAGCacagaaaatcaaattaaTTGCGTAATATAGTAGAATCGTAAGTGAAACAATTCTTGGGGGAGCATAATCGATTGGTAGCCCTTCACCCAGACTAATTGGCACAGCACATTTTTCTCTGAATAAAGCAGGATAAATTATGTTTTTTCttaagaaaataaaaaaagaacgTGGTAACAACCGTTCACccaaatgaaatttttccGATATGTTGTAAAACATGCCGAATAAAACCAAACTCCAAGTGATCATTACCAACGATAAGGCCATTTTGGCCTGCGTATTTTCAGCCAGGAAAATTCCATCAGCACTCTTATACGAGATATAGAACTCGGTTTCATTGACTAATAATCCATATGTCATATTTGGGTTTAAGTTCATATTTGCCACTTCCGTTGGTTTACCCATCGCTAACGCATCAACAAATGAGTAGTTTGACACGGGGTAGCTTTTGCTCCATACTCTATTCACTTCAGCCAGGGACACGTCCGAGAAATTTGAACACTGTGTTTCGAAACACCAGGCGACACTGTTTAAATAATGTTCATTATTAGACAAACAGGAAACAGAATTGTTTACTTTAGTGGGCTTATCATGACTACTTTTTGGTTTGGCCATTGCAAGTTCTTCATCGGTTAAAATGACCGAACAATCCAAAATGAACCCCTTGAAGTACTTGAAACAAATACTTCCGCAAGGGTCCGGAGGATACATGTTCATTGTGATCCCTTGAAGTGCACTTACCGTATCAAGTAGAGCAAATGTCAATAAGCTGCGTTTCCAGTTCATCTTGTTGATTGGTAGCTGAGTCAGAGATTTCTTGGTAGCATACAACCCATCCCTAACGAGATGGACCCTAGCATCATCGTGTGGTGGGGTGGAACCTGTGATCTTTTATACTAATATTTGTcattgtttgaaatttgcTCATGTCAGGGTCTTTTCATCGgtttttttcaaccatGAGCAAATTATTGACAGACTGAGAAGTAAATTTGGGTCTGAATTTCTCACCTACTATGACAAACCTATGTTGCTTGGATTCACCTTGGTGTCGCATATTTACAATGTTAAGTTTTATTGTATGTAAAGTACAAAATTTATAAAGTAACTAATTGGTTCAGGATTTTCTgaattttctctttttgaaaacacGAGGAACAGTACTGATTTTGGACCTTTCCACCTGTTGTCGTTTGAGCTGTTTCCTCCTATCCTTACTTAGTTTAGTTAGTGCGTTTCCATCTCTCATCCATTGAGGCATACCTTCAAGCTGCCCACTGGCACGCATTACATTGACGACATTTTTGATCATATCTGTGTCTTCCTTTGTGTAAAAAGTTATGGCCTTACCTGTTCTACCAGCTCTACCGGTACGACCAATACGATGCACATAAGCCTgtgttgaatttggaacATCGTAATTAATTACCAAATTGATGCCTTTGAAGTCAATACCTCTAGCAAGGATGTCGGTCGTTATCAAACACCATAATTCGCCTGACTTGAACCGAGAAATTGCCTCCTCTCTTTGCTTCTGCGTTCTTTCTGCATGAATTGCATCCACATTCAAACCGTCGTACAATAATTCATTGAACAATGCCTTTGCACGGTCAATACTTTGTAGGAAAATGATTACAGGTGGTTTGAATTCACCACTTCTAATGATATTACGAATCTCCACCAACTTACCGTGTTCATCACCACAATAAACAATTTTCTGTTCgatatttgcatttgctgCCTCTTTTAATCCAATAATTACCCGAATTGGGTCGGTCATGATTGTATTTGCAATTTGTTCAACATGCGAGGTTATAGTTGCGGAAAAGATGCACCTAACTAACTCGGGGTTTGTTAAAGATGAAAGAATGGAATCTGTTTGTTCCAAGAAATCAGACTGGAAAAGGGAATCTGCTTCATCAAAGACCAAATGTTTGACGGTCGATAAGTCCAATAGGTCGTTTTTTACCAATTCAATCAATCTAAGAGGAGTAGTTACAATGATGTCAAATTTTGAAGCCTTAACTGCATGATCACGATATTTAGAAGCAAGTGATTTGTTTAAATACCCAGTATTGATGTTTAAGCCCTGTG
The Pichia kudriavzevii chromosome 2, complete sequence DNA segment above includes these coding regions:
- a CDS encoding uncharacterized protein (PKUD0B07980; similar to Saccharomyces cerevisiae YGL171W (ROK1); ancestral locus Anc_8.124) translates to MDIFRVLSRGASLNKSKDYKSDFTAPDKEKSAKDVKSNKDLSDQVEKELDFFHTKQHKAIKNANKSNAESSSESDGENDQEDGPGENKPKTKLVARITTKEEAMDLRQKYGSKVTGSDIPLPIGSFEDLISRFKLSKKLLENLVANNFTDPTPIQSEAIPCSLFGRDLIACAPTGSGKTLAFLIPLVQNILNMNKKVDDKDKVLRGLVVSPTKELAQQINQQLNKITQGLNINTGYLNKSLASKYRDHAVKASKFDIIVTTPLRLIELVKNDLLDLSTVKHLVFDEADSLFQSDFLEQTDSILSSLTNPELVRCIFSATITSHVEQIANTIMTDPIRVIIGLKEAANANIEQKIVYCGDEHGKLVEIRNIIRSGEFKPPVIIFLQSIDRAKALFNELLYDGLNVDAIHAERTQKQREEAISRFKSGELWCLITTDILARGIDFKGINLVINYDVPNSTQAYVHRIGRTGRAGRTGKAITFYTKEDTDMIKNVVNVMRASGQLEGMPQWMRDGNALTKLSKDRRKQLKRQQVERSKISTVPRVFKKRKFRKS
- a CDS encoding uncharacterized protein (PKUD0B07970; Pfam Domains: Ferric_reduct(7.2e-32)) — translated: MNWKRSLLTFALLDTVSALQGITMNMYPPDPCGSICFKYFKGFILDCSVILTDEELAMAKPKSSHDKPTKVNNSVSCLSNNEHYLNSVAWCFETQCSNFSDVSLAEVNRVWSKSYPVSNYSFVDALAMGKPTEVANMNLNPNMTYGLLVNETEFYISYKSADGIFLAENTQAKMALSLVMITWSLVLFGMFYNISEKFHLGERLLPRSFFIFLRKNIIYPALFREKCAVPISLGEGLPIDYAPPRIVSLTILLYYAINLIFCAVPYSYFNLFNRYPHDRFSVLCLYVGNRTGFLAFANMPVLVLFASRNNIFQWLTGWSYATFQHYHRHVAIICLLETIAHSVIYTATYARLHIYSIEAAKPYFWWGIISTIVGSLIPIFSILKLRISRYEFFLAIHYVMAILFLVTAHLHLLKKTGSKWGYPDWLYLSYALWFFDLFMRTLRILRLKFQGCRSKALVELVDKESRTIKITYDVGNAKQNYLSNYYYLYFFTVAPFFTSHPFTAAEWSSQNDVEEISDSSDESEKLVARETTFSNSSKLSFYVKCMKGTTNEIFRKLEKNNYNPLEIYSLLEGPYGSYERDMYDDFDFVMILTGGIGNTIVLNHLRYFLDYRSTKSIQSNSSVKIQVLHVDRFSQRLAYLKEKIQSLITLNVSHDVKVDLHNTSHRGHVNIREYLKKYIEHIETEYPTGIRRVAVISCGPAKFNDVSRHACVELQKKIVDNTIVTYISDPFEW